A window of Komagataella phaffii GS115 chromosome 1, complete sequence contains these coding sequences:
- a CDS encoding Beta-1,3-glucanosyltransferase, required for cell wall assembly — MFKSLCMLIGSCLLSSVLAADFPTIEVTGNKFFYSNNGSQFYIKGVAYQKDTSGLSSDATFVDPLADKSTCERDIPYLEELGTNVIRVYAVDADADHDDCMQMLQDAGIYVIADLSQPNNSIITTDPEWTVDLYDGYTAVLDNLQKYDNILGFFAGNEVITNKSNTDTAPFVKAAIRDMKTYMEDKGYRSIPVGYSANDDELTRVASADYFACGDSDVKADFYGINMYEWCGKATFSNSGYKDRTAEFKNLSIPVFFSEYGCNEVQPRLFTEVQSLYGDDMTDVWSGGIVYMYFEETNNYGLVTIKSDGDVSTLEDFNNLKTELASISPSIATQSEVSATATEIDCPATGSNWKASTDLPPVPEQAACQCMADALSCVVSEDVDTDDYSDLFSYVCENVSSCDGVSADSESGEYGSYSFCSSKEKLSFLLNLYYSENGAKSSACDFSGSATLVSGTTASECSSILSAAGTAGTGSITGITGSVEAATQSGSNSGSSKSSSASQSSSSNAGVGGGASGSSWAMTGLVSISVALGMIMSF, encoded by the coding sequence ATGTTTAAATCTCTGTGCATGTTAATAGGATCCTGCCTATTGAGTTCAGTCTTGGCAGCAGATTTCCCCACTATAGAAGTAACTGGAAACAAATTTTTCTACTCCAACAATGGATCCCAATTCTACATCAAGGGTGTTGCGTACCAAAAGGACACATCTGGGCTCTCTTCAGACGCCACTTTCGTTGATCCTTTAGCTGACAAGAGTACCTGTGAGAGAGATATTCCAtacttggaagaacttggaACCAACGTCATCCGTGTTTATGCTGTCGATGCAGACGCCGATCACGATGATTGTATGCAAATGTTGCAAGATGCCGGTATATATGTCATTGCCGACCTTTCCCAGCCAAACAACTCTATCATTACTACTGATCCTGAATGGACTGTTGATCTTTACGACGGTTACACTGCTGTGCTTGACAATTTGCAAAAATATGACAACATTCTTGGATTCTTTGCCGGCAATGAAGTTATCACCAACAAGTCCAATACTGACACAGCTCCATTCGTTAAGGCTGCGATCCGTGATATGAAAACTTACATGGAAGACAAGGGTTATAGATCGATCCCTGTGGGATATTCTGCTAACGATGACGAACTTACCAGGGTTGCCTCGGCCGACTACTTTGCTTGTGGAGACTCCGATGTTAAAGCCGACTTCTATGGTATCAACATGTACGAATGGTGTGGAAAGGCTactttttccaactctGGATATAAGGACAGAACCGcagagttcaaaaacttgtcTATTCCCGTTTTCTTCTCTGAGTATGGTTGTAACGAAGTTCAACCACGTCTGTTCACTGAAGTTCAATCCCTTTACGGTGACGACATGACAGATGTCTGGTCTGGAGGTATTGTCTACATGTACTTTGAAGAGACTAACAACTACGGTTTAGTCACCATCAAGTCAGATGGAGATGTTTCTACCTTggaagatttcaacaatctcAAAACTGAATTGGCCAGCATTTCTCCATCAATCGCTACCCAGTCGGAAGTTTCTGCTACTGCTACCGAAATTGACTGTCCTGCTACTGGAAGCAACTGGAAGGCCTCTACTGATCTGCCACCAGTCCCAGAACAGGCTGCTTGCCAGTGCATGGCTGATGCGCTATCCTGCGTTGTGTCTGAAGATGTCGACACTGATGATTACTCTGACCTATTTAGCTACGTCTGTGAGAATGTCTCCAGTTGTGACGGTGTCAGTGCGGATTCAGAATCCGGAGAGTATGGTTCTTACTCTTTCTGCtcatccaaagaaaagctaTCGTTCCTGCTCAACCTTTACTACTCTGAGAATGGGGCCAAGAGCTCGGCCTGTGACTTCAGTGGGTCTGCTACCTTAGTCTCGGGTACAACTGCATCCGAATGCTCCTCTATCCTTAGCGCTGCAGGAACCGCTGGAACAGGATCCATTACTGGTATCACTGGATCGGTTGAAGCTGCCACCCAGAGCGGATCCAATTCTGGATCTTCAAAGTCCAGCTCCGCTTCTCAATCTAGTTCAAGCAATGCTGGAGTTGGTGGTGGTGCCTCAGGCTCCAGCTGGGCAATGACCGGGCTTGTGTCAATTTCCGTAGCTCTTGGAATGATTATGTCATTCTAA
- a CDS encoding Beta-1,3-glucanosyltransferase, required for cell wall assembly — protein MLSILSALTLLGLSCASDLTPPIEVTGNKFFFSNNGSQFYMKGIAYQQDTSNSTTGDNFIDPLANVEACRRDFPYLEELHTNVIRVYAIDVDADHDECMQLLEEAGIYVIADLSEPGDSIITTDPAWDVHLYDRYTSVIDELQQYDNVLGFFAGNEVITNRSNTDAAPFVKAAIRDMKAYMEDQGYRQIPIGYSANDDALTRISSANYFACGDSDVRADFYGYNIYSWCGRSSFTTSGYDDRTEDFRNLSVPLFFSEYGCNEVQPRLFTEVQALYGENMTDVWSGGIVYMYFEEENNYGLVTIEPDGDVSTYSDFNYLRSELATISPSLATQSEVSATATELECPPTGNNWRASTDLPPTPNKEVCECLQNTLACVVADDVEPEDYADIFNYVCSRIECGDIGTDAEIGEYGPYSFCDAKEKLSFVLNLYYEDQNGASSACDFDGSASIVSTTAVSSCVSILQSASTVGTAPSSSRTATGSGSSGTGSGSGSSADATSTESDDAAFIHKPKSGSELLMAAFFVTFVTSGFTYTLL, from the coding sequence ATGTTGTCCATTTTAAGTGCATTAACTCTGCTGGGCCTGTCTTGTGCTTCAGATCTGACCCCACCTATAGAGGTCACAGGAAacaagttcttcttctccaataATGGATCCCAGTTCTACATGAAGGGTATCGCCTACCAACAGGATACATCCAACTCCACCACAGGCGACAACTTCATTGATCCGTTGGCCAATGTCGAGGCCTGCAGGCGTGATTTCCCTTATTTAGAGGAGTTACACACAAACGTCATCCGTGTCTACGCCATCGACGTAGACGCTGATCACGACGAGTGTATGCAATTGCTTGAAGAAGCAGGTATCTACGTTATTGCTGACCTTTCTGAACCAGGTGATTCCATCATCACCACTGATCCGGCCTGGGATGTTCACTTGTATGACCGTTACACCTCAGTTATTGACGAACTGCAACAGTACGACAACGTTCTAGGTTTTTTCGCCGGTAACGAAGTTATCACAAACAGATCAAACACCGATGCTGCTCCATTCGTCAAAGCTGCAATCCGTGATATGAAGGCTTACATGGAAGACCAAGGCTACAGACAAATTCCAATTGGTTATTCTGCCAATGATGACGCGCTGACAAGAATTTCTTCCGCTAACTACTTTGCTTGTGGTGACTCGGACGTTAGGGCCGACTTCTACGGTTACAACATCTACTCCTGGTGTGGTAGATCTTCTTTCACAACTTCCGGATACGACGATAGAACCGAAGACTTCAGAAACCTTTCAGTTcctctcttcttctccGAGTATGGTTGTAACGAAGTTCAACCACGTCTGTTTACTGAAGTTCAAGCCCTTTACGGTGAAAACATGACTGATGTCTGGTCCGGAGGTATTGTTTACATGTATTTCGAAGAGGAAAACAATTACGGTTTGGTTACTATTGAACCCGATGGAGATGTTTCAACCTATTCGGACTTTAACTACCTTAGATCGGAATTGGCCACTATTTCTCCATCGCTCGCTACTCAATCTGAAGTTTCTGCCACCGCCACCGAATTGGAATGTCCACCAACCGGAAACAACTGGAGAGCATCTACCGAtcttcctccaactccaaaCAAGGAGGTATGTGAGTGTTTGCAAAATACACTTGCATGTGTTGTTGCTGACGACGTTGAACCTGAAGACTACGCAGACATTTTTAACTACGTTTGTTCGCGTATTGAGTGTGGAGACATTGGCACCGATGCAGAGATTGGTGAGTACGGTCCTTACTCTTTCTGTGATGCCaaggagaaactttctTTCGTTTTGAACTTATATTACGAGGACCAGAATGGTGCCTCTTCTGCTTGTGACTTTGACGGCTCTGCCTCGATCGTAAGTACCACTGCCGTTTCCTCTTGTGTCTCCATTTTGCAGTCTGCCTCCACCGTTGGTACCGCGCCAAGCTCCAGTAGAACTGCCACTGGTTCAGGCAGCTCAGGCACCGGATCTGGATCTGGATCATCTGCCGACGCCACTTCCACTGAATCCGATGATGCTGCATTTATTCACAAGCCAAAGTCTGGATCAGAATTATTAATGGCCGCATTCTTTGTAACATTTGTGACCTCAGGATTCACTTACACTCTTTTATag
- a CDS encoding Essential protein involved in rRNA and snoRNA maturation: MGLAEPKNRQRFGLDPRNTTWSNDTSRFGHQHLEKLGWTPGSGLGLVSHATTTHIKVRVKDDNTGLGAKLARKNKKDEFDSGECTGLDVFQRLLGRLNGKETEIGDELDRQRKENVINGKWGIAFVKGETLQSTWDREAKAFVLRRKRRISESIEDAEVQRKLLKKEKKERKEKKEKQDKKESKHKPKKEKSEKQAKKEAKKEAKKEAKREAKKEAKREAKREAKDNLKQQGLIENTVTKESMLLPKSNTNIIASRLAVRSRWIKQKRAAVMDSKALNEIFMVAQ; the protein is encoded by the coding sequence ATGGGATTGGCTGAACCAAAGAATAGACAACGCTTTGGGTTAGACCCAAGAAACACAACATGGTCCAACGATACCTCCCGATTTGGCCATCAGCATCTGGAAAAGCTGGGCTGGACACCTGGATCAGGGCTGGGGTTGGTTTCTCATGCCACAACCACACACATTAAGGTAAGAGTCAAGGATGATAATACCGGATTGGGAGCCAAGCTGGCTCGTAAGAATAAGAAGGATGAGTTTGACAGCGGCGAGTGCACTGGCTTGGACGTTTTTCAGAGACTTTTGGGACGTTTGAACGGGAAAGAGACTGAGATAGGCGACGAATTGGAtagacaaagaaaagagaatgtGATCAATGGTAAATGGGGAATTGCGTTTGTCAAAGGGGAGACCTTGCAAAGCACTTGGGATAGAGAGGCCAAAGCGTTTGTTTTAAGGCGTAAGAGGCGAATAAGCGAGAGTATAGAGGATGCAGAAGTGCAGAGGAAGTTGttaaagaaggaaaaaaaggaaaggaaagaaaagaaagaaaagcaagATAAAAAAGAGAGTAAACATAAAcccaagaaggaaaaatcCGAAAAGCAGGCCAAAAAGGAAGCTAAGAAAGAGGCTAAGAAAGAAGCCAAGAGAGAAGCTAAAAAGGAAGCTAAAAGGGAGGCTAAAAGGGAAGCAAAAGACAACCTGAAACAGCAAGGACTTATTGAAAACACAGTCACTAAAGAAAGCATGCTGCTGCCGAAATCAAACACAAATATAATTGCTTCAAGGCTTGCAGTGAGATCAAGGTGGATCAAACAGAAACGTGCTGCGGTTATGGACTCCAAAGCCCTCAATGAAATATTCATGGTCGCTCAGTAA
- a CDS encoding ER membrane protein that interacts with exocyst subunit Sec6p and with Yip3p — protein MSESIESKGPQTTCCGGKCLSQKSASILTWKNPIKTGTVFGGIIVALLLIRYVNVFKLVFRLATYVLFATASAEFIGKIAVGQGFISRIRPDYFAKLSSKAPLVADHVAKYLSGFELKFQQLLYAENVENTFKAAGISYILYILTGLISVWWLLFVSTLVVFTVPKLYEIYQKEIDEAVTRYAEVAKNKADDLQTLAIEKSKPLLDKAETQLGPVGKYVKQAFPVRTASTSAKADIPAETSEKEVPKSAADVKISETASENISELPSAPTTKLEDFVADVEKKTDESRAELAAEGVAL, from the coding sequence atgtctGAATCAATCGAATCAAAGGGCCCTCAAACCACTTGCTGTGGTGGTAAATGCCTCAGCCAGAAGTCTGCATCAATTTTAACTTGGAAGAACCCAATTAAGACTGGTACGGTCTTTGGGGGAATCATTGTTGCATTGTTGCTGATCCGATACGTTAATGTGTTCAAATTGGTCTTTAGACTGGCTACTTATGTACTCTTTGCCACTGCAAGTGCTGAATTCATAGGTAAGATTGCTGTCGGTCAGGGATTCATTAGCAGAATCCGCCCTGATTACTTTGCAAAACTCTCCAGTAAGGCTCCTCTTGTGGCTGATCACGTCGCCAAGTATCTGTCTGGATTTGAGTTGAAGTTTCAGCAATTGCTTTATGCTGAGAATGTGGAAAACACATTCAAAGCTGCTGGTATCTCTTACATATTGTACATCTTGACAGGATTGATCTCTGTCTGGTGGCTGTTATTTGTGTCCACCCTTGTGGTTTTCACTGTACCTAAGCTGTACGAAATCTATCAGAAAGAGATTGACGAAGCCGTTACCCGTTATGCCGAAGTTGCAAAGAACAAGGCCGACGACTTACAGACTCTAGCCATTGAGAAATCAAAGCCTTTATTGGATAAGGCTGAGACCCAATTGGGACCAGTAGGCAAGTACGTCAAGCAAGCTTTCCCTGTCAGAACTGCATCCACCTCAGCCAAGGCTGACATTCCTGCTGAAACTTCTGAGAAGGAAGTCCCTAAATCTGCTGCTGATGTGAAAATTTCGGAGACTGCCTCTGAGAACATAAGCGAATTGCCATCCGCTCCAACCACCAAGTTGGAAGACTTTGTTGCAGACGTTGAGAAGAAGACTGATGAGTCAAGAGCAGAACTTGCTGCTGAAGGAGTTGCTTTGTAG
- a CDS encoding Phosphatidylinositol 4,5-bisphosphate 5-phosphatase with a role in secretio, with protein sequence MLREISRRVSSPTNFAVYLSKSRSFIQTCSSKLYMRIHLLTFNCGKNEFRDNTALEELSKSVENSLPDDPPEIVAIAFQELTSIRTSFDYNLVHEILLDVNDAIVQRVSEHYQVTYHTLGLTHNGAITLSLLVLRPSRFYNIRTSYLPRGVAFSSLKGGVGIRVAYKSQVINNDDENDKELTFVSCHLNANEGEVNFNRRNQDLNKILSEMDFSDQYSVLKPDSHIFVLGDLNYRCSKVGEVENVSEIDELEKVKGDLDFTEAPIHFAQTYKYIIGTQDTFRTNRIPSWCDRILFLNYQEDLQPEYNSLPELTISDHKPVYLTITVPNTVPFIIYRKPTYYGSLVKTVSKATDTMFRFSMIKKTYLFLLTLAGLYYVTYG encoded by the coding sequence ATGTTAAGAGAAATTAGTAGAAGGGTTTCATCCCCCACAAATTTCGCGGTTTACCTATCAAAGAGTAGATCATTTATCCAAACTTGCTCATCCAAGCTCTACATGAGGATCCATCTTCTAACCTTCAATTGTGGGAAAAACGAGTTTCGGGATAACACTGCGTTAGAGGAACTATCGAAATCCGTGGAAAACTCCCTTCCAGATGATCCACCAGAAATAGTGGCTATCGCCTTCCAGGAACTTACCTCAATAAGGACTTCATTTGATTACAATCTAGTCCATGAAATCCTGTTGGATGTGAACGACGCAATTGTTCAGCGGGTTTCCGAGCACTACCAAGTTACTTATCACACACTTGGGTTGACTCATAACGGCGCGATCACTTTGTCTCTTTTAGTCCTACGGCCAAGCCGGTTTTACAACATCCGCACTTCCTATCTCCCCAGAGGCGTTGCTTTTAGCTCGTTGAAAGGAGGAGTGGGAATTAGAGTTGCTTACAAGTCTCAAGTGATTAATAATGATGACGAAAATGACAAAGAATTGACCTTTGTAAGCTGTCATTTGAACGCAAATGAAGGAGAGGTTAACTTTAACcgaagaaatcaagattTGAATAAAATACTCTCAGAAATGGACTTTTCAGATCAATATTCTGTCTTAAAACCAGATAGTCACATTTTTGTTCTCGGAGATTTGAACTACCGATGCAGCAAGGTTGGTGAAGTCGAGAACGTCTCGGAGATTGATGAACTGGAAAAGGTAAAGGGTGATTTAGATTTCACAGAAGCTCCAATTCATTTCGCACAGACTTACAAATACATCATCGGAACACAGGACACTTTTAGGACTAACAGAATTCCCTCATGGTGCGATAGAATCCTGTTTTTAAACTACCAAGAAGATCTACAGCCCGAGTATAACAGTTTGCCAGAATTGACAATATCCGACCATAAACCAGTTTACCTGACAATAACAGTACCGAACACAGTTCCATTTATTATCTACAGAAAACCAACGTACTATGGGTCTCTGGTCAAGACTGTCTCCAAAGCAACTGACACAATGTTCAGGTTTTCAATGATCAAGAAGACATATTTATTCTTGTTGACATTGGCAGGACTATACTATGTTACATATGGATAG